From one Hirundo rustica isolate bHirRus1 chromosome W, bHirRus1.pri.v3, whole genome shotgun sequence genomic stretch:
- the NALF2 gene encoding LOW QUALITY PROTEIN: NALCN channel auxiliary factor 2 (The sequence of the model RefSeq protein was modified relative to this genomic sequence to represent the inferred CDS: deleted 1 base in 1 codon), which yields MIRGAWMSPRGGAAGGAVCCAPRRSDKPVADPERAQKWRLSLASLLFFTVLLSDHLWLCAGAKLRARERPRGRGPRALLGAEPAGGGGGGGGSCEALLGNLSRGPGGPCPAARGNLDSACARLLAPQRPRAPGAPLRSPPAAAAAAAAPFFASPSSKRTFLQAYFRNFNLSFCDTYTIWDLLREMAGPDGLDCSLDNLMVDLVVAAAGALGGEACSSCVQAYQRLDQHAQEKYEEFDLLLEKYLQSEEYSVRSCLTDCKAVYKAWLCSEYFNVTQQQCQQRIPCKQYCLEVQTRCPFVLPDNDELIYGGLPGFICTGLLENQLPDEEAKCCEVQWDSCEHPPDSNEGTSPKSTASESLHFHRHDPHLHHQRQNHNHLYHHHQYHQPRSPSLLPVSAGSRLGSSRIRLCVLVLMLLHTMVSFSSVHSGAGGLGLEAPPALEESVARDE from the exons ATGATCCGCGGCGCCTGGATGTCCCCCCGCGGGGGCGCCGCCGGCGGGGCCGTGTGCTGCGCGCCGCGCCGCAGCGACAAGCCGGTGGCCGACCCCGAGCGGGCGCAGAAATGGCGCCTGTCGCTCGCCTCGCTCCTCTTCTTCACCGTGCTCCTCTCCGACCATCTGTGGCTCTGCGCCGGGGCCAAGCTGCGGGcgcgggagcggccgcggggccgcgggccGCGGGCGCTGCTAGGC GCCGagccggcgggcggcggcggcggcggcggcggcagctgCGAGGCCCTGCTGGGCAACCTgagccgcggccccggcgggccctgccccgccgcccgcgggaACCTGGACTCGGCGTGCGCCCGGCTGCTCGCCCCGCAGCGCCCGCGGGCCCCCGGCGCGCCCCTGCGCTCGccccccgccgctgccgccgccgccgccgcgccctTCTTCGCCTCGCCCTCCTCCAAAAGGACCTTCCTGCAGGCTTACTTCAGGAACTTCAACCTCTCCTTTTGTGATACTTACACGATCTGGGACCTGCTGCGGGAGATGGCCGGCCCCGACGGCCTGGACTGCAGCCTGGACAACCTGATGGTGGACCTGGTGGTGGCGGCAGCCGGGGCGCTGGGCGGGGAGGCCTGTAGCAGCTGCGTCCAGGCGTACCAGCGGCTGGACCAACACGCTCAGGAAAAATACGAGGAGTTTGACCTCTTGCTGGAGAAGTACTTGCAATCAGAAGAGTACTCGGTCAGATCCTGCCTGACTGACTGCAAG GCTGTCTACAAGGCATGGCTGTGCTCTGAGTACTTCAATGTGacccagcagcagtgccagcagcggATCCCATGCAAGCAATACTGCCTGGAGGTGCAGACCAGATGCCCCTTCGTGTTACCGGACAATGACGAGCTGATCTATGGAGGTTTGCCTGGCTTCATCTGTACGG GGCTGCTGGAGAACCAGCTGCCTGATGAGGAGGCCAAGTGCTGTGAGGTGCAATGGGACTCCTGCGAGCACCCCCCAGACAGCAACGAGGGCACATCTCCCAAATCCACAGCATCAGAGTCGCTTCATTTCCACCGCCACGACCCCCACCTCCATCACCAGAGGCAGAACCACAACCACCtctaccaccaccaccagtACCACCAGCCCCGCTCCCCGTCCTTGCTGCCGGTCTCCGCGGGGTCTCGCCtaggcagcagcaggatcagaCTGTGCGTACTGGTCCTGATGCTCCTCCACACCATGGTGTCCTTCTCGAGTGTGCACAGCGGCGCTGGGGGACTCGGCCTGGAGGCCCCGCCTGCTCTGGAGGAGAGCGTGGCACGGGACGAGTGA